Proteins encoded within one genomic window of Brachybacterium muris:
- the istA gene encoding IS21 family transposase: protein MVRKIRAKLVLQLRAEGLSGRAISSSQGMSRKSVRAVFEAADAAGIGWGDIADVADEQVYARLFPGRGEHESVFAQPDWEQVHREMARVGVTLKLLHGEYFDATTAAGDPAMGYDRFCRTYQHHVMVTGAASRVGHKAGQSVEVDWSGPTMELADPVTGEVSKVFLFVACLPFSRYAFCFPALDMRQESWLRAHVAMFEALGGTVPRIVPDNLKTGVVKHPREGEIVLNDAYREMAAHYSAAVLPGRVRKPKDKASVENTVAHVATWVIAGLRDQRFTSLPELAAAIGQRMEAYNAEPFQKRPGSRASVFDAEERPLLTPLPAVPYEISTWHYGRRVGRNGHVTFARNFYSAPFAHIGAKVDLRITARTLEIYQGSQRLTSHLLLPETASNEYRTNDADLPAGERFQAWDAQRVRAWADRVGPATVIVIQRIFESVPIVEQGLDPALAVLRLSRRFSVDRVEAACALALTGRVRSPRYAHLHPILATGQDKVAALRPPREEPAEDGGYVRGADYYAGGVR from the coding sequence ATGGTACGGAAGATCAGGGCGAAGCTGGTGCTCCAGCTGCGCGCAGAAGGTCTGTCGGGGCGAGCGATTTCGTCCTCGCAGGGCATGTCCCGCAAGTCCGTGAGGGCGGTGTTCGAGGCCGCTGACGCTGCAGGGATCGGGTGGGGCGATATCGCGGACGTCGCCGATGAGCAGGTGTATGCCCGGTTGTTCCCGGGCCGGGGCGAGCACGAGAGCGTGTTCGCACAGCCGGACTGGGAACAGGTCCATCGAGAGATGGCCAGGGTCGGCGTGACGCTGAAGCTGTTGCACGGCGAGTACTTCGACGCGACCACGGCGGCTGGGGATCCGGCGATGGGGTATGACCGGTTTTGCCGCACCTACCAGCACCACGTCATGGTCACCGGTGCCGCTTCGAGAGTCGGTCACAAGGCCGGCCAGAGCGTGGAGGTCGACTGGTCCGGCCCCACGATGGAGCTGGCCGATCCGGTCACCGGCGAGGTCTCGAAGGTGTTCTTGTTCGTTGCCTGCCTGCCTTTTTCTCGTTACGCGTTCTGCTTCCCGGCGCTGGATATGCGCCAGGAGTCCTGGCTGCGAGCGCACGTAGCGATGTTCGAGGCGCTGGGCGGGACGGTCCCGAGGATCGTTCCGGACAACCTCAAGACCGGTGTGGTGAAGCACCCCCGCGAGGGCGAGATCGTCCTGAACGATGCGTATCGCGAGATGGCAGCGCATTACTCGGCGGCGGTGCTCCCGGGGAGGGTGCGGAAACCGAAAGACAAGGCGAGCGTGGAGAACACCGTCGCGCACGTCGCGACCTGGGTCATCGCCGGGCTGCGGGATCAGCGATTCACGTCCCTGCCCGAACTTGCAGCCGCCATCGGGCAGCGGATGGAGGCCTATAACGCGGAGCCGTTCCAGAAGCGGCCCGGATCCCGCGCCAGCGTGTTCGACGCGGAGGAGCGGCCGCTGCTGACGCCGCTGCCGGCGGTGCCCTACGAGATCTCGACATGGCACTACGGACGACGAGTGGGCAGGAACGGGCACGTCACGTTCGCGCGGAACTTCTACTCCGCGCCGTTCGCGCACATCGGCGCGAAGGTCGATCTGCGCATCACGGCCCGGACGCTGGAGATCTATCAGGGCAGCCAGCGACTGACCAGTCACCTGCTGCTCCCGGAGACCGCGAGCAATGAGTACCGCACCAACGACGCGGACCTACCTGCGGGCGAGCGTTTCCAGGCCTGGGACGCGCAGAGGGTGCGGGCGTGGGCAGATCGGGTCGGGCCGGCCACGGTGATCGTGATCCAGCGGATCTTCGAGTCCGTGCCGATCGTGGAACAGGGCCTGGATCCCGCGTTGGCGGTGCTACGGCTCTCTCGCCGCTTCTCCGTAGATCGGGTCGAGGCGGCCTGCGCACTCGCGCTGACGGGACGGGTCCGTTCACCGCGCTATGCGCATCTGCACCCGATCTTGGCCACCGGGCAGGACAAGGTCGCCGCCCTGCGTCCACCCCGCGAGGAACCCGCGGAAGACGGCGGATACGTCCGTGGCGCCGACTACTACGCCGGAGGTGTCCGGTGA
- the rpsQ gene encoding 30S ribosomal protein S17: MNKNDSQVEETTAEHAAEAGKEGAHASSHERPYRKTLRGYVTSDKMDKTIVVEVEERVKHALYGKVMTKTNKFKAHDEENTAGVGDRVLIMETRPLSATKRWRLVEVIERAK, from the coding sequence ATGAACAAGAACGACTCCCAGGTCGAGGAGACCACCGCCGAGCATGCTGCGGAGGCCGGCAAGGAGGGTGCGCACGCGTCCTCCCACGAGCGTCCGTACCGCAAGACCCTGCGCGGCTACGTCACCTCCGACAAGATGGACAAGACCATCGTGGTCGAGGTCGAGGAGCGCGTGAAGCACGCGCTGTACGGCAAGGTCATGACCAAGACCAACAAGTTCAAGGCCCACGACGAGGAGAACACCGCCGGTGTCGGCGACCGTGTCCTCATCATGGAGACCCGGCCGCTGAGCGCCACCAAACGGTGGCGCCTGGTCGAGGTCATCGAGCGGGCCAAGTGA
- the rpmC gene encoding 50S ribosomal protein L29 — protein sequence MAATKLTADALDKLDDAKLADELAKAKDELFKLRFQSATGQLESSGRLRSVKKDIARIYTILRERELGIRQAPGSAE from the coding sequence ATGGCAGCGACCAAGCTCACCGCCGATGCACTGGACAAGCTGGACGACGCCAAGCTGGCCGACGAGCTGGCGAAGGCCAAGGACGAGCTGTTCAAGCTCCGTTTCCAGTCCGCCACCGGTCAGCTCGAGAGCTCCGGCCGCCTGCGGTCCGTCAAGAAGGACATCGCACGGATCTACACGATCCTGCGCGAGCGCGAACTGGGCATCCGTCAGGCGCCCGGCTCCGCCGAGTGA
- the rplP gene encoding 50S ribosomal protein L16: MLIPRRTKHRKQHHPTRSGMAKGGTDLAFGEYGIQALAPAYVTNRQIEAARIAMTRYMKRGGKVFINIYPDRPLTKKPAEVRMGSGKGSVEWWVANIKPGRVMFEVAGVPEDVAREALRLAMHKLPMKCRILSREGGDI; the protein is encoded by the coding sequence ATGCTGATCCCCCGCAGGACCAAGCATCGCAAGCAGCACCACCCCACCCGCAGTGGCATGGCCAAGGGCGGCACCGATCTGGCATTCGGCGAGTACGGCATTCAGGCGCTCGCGCCTGCGTACGTCACCAACCGTCAGATCGAGGCAGCTCGTATCGCCATGACCCGCTACATGAAGCGTGGCGGCAAGGTGTTCATCAATATCTACCCCGATCGACCGCTCACCAAGAAGCCTGCCGAGGTCCGCATGGGCTCCGGTAAGGGTTCCGTCGAGTGGTGGGTCGCCAACATCAAGCCGGGACGCGTCATGTTCGAGGTCGCCGGTGTCCCCGAGGACGTTGCTCGCGAGGCCCTGCGCCTGGCGATGCACAAGCTCCCCATGAAGTGCCGCATCCTGAGCCGAGAGGGTGGTGACATCTGA
- the rpsC gene encoding 30S ribosomal protein S3 gives MGQKVNPNGFRLGITTEHSSRWFADSTKEGQRYRDYVKEDVAIRKLMSEGLERAGISKVEIERTRDRVRVDLHTARPGIVIGRRGAEAERLRGELEKLTGKQIQLNILEVKNPEADAQLVAQGIAEQLAARVSFRRAMRKGMQSAQRAGAKGIRVAVAGRLGGAEMSRSEFYREGRVPLHTLRANIDYGFYEARTAFGRIGVKVWIYKGDVTAKELAAQQAASQGPRSGGRGPRAERPRGRRNERNSARRDGGEQQATASAPAAGEQAPAQQSGTEA, from the coding sequence GTGGGCCAGAAGGTCAATCCGAACGGGTTCCGCCTCGGGATCACCACGGAGCACAGCAGCCGGTGGTTCGCCGACTCCACCAAGGAGGGGCAGCGGTACCGCGACTACGTGAAGGAAGACGTCGCGATCCGCAAGCTCATGTCCGAGGGGCTCGAGCGTGCCGGCATCTCCAAGGTCGAGATCGAGCGCACCCGTGATCGTGTCCGCGTCGACCTCCACACCGCCCGCCCGGGCATCGTCATCGGGCGTCGTGGTGCTGAGGCCGAGCGTCTGCGCGGTGAGCTCGAGAAGCTCACCGGCAAGCAGATCCAGCTGAACATCCTCGAGGTGAAGAACCCCGAGGCCGATGCTCAGCTGGTCGCCCAGGGCATCGCCGAGCAGCTCGCCGCCCGTGTGTCCTTCCGTCGTGCGATGCGCAAGGGCATGCAGTCCGCGCAGCGCGCCGGCGCCAAGGGCATCCGAGTGGCAGTCGCCGGTCGTCTCGGCGGCGCCGAGATGAGCCGCAGCGAGTTCTACCGCGAGGGTCGCGTGCCTCTGCACACCCTCCGGGCGAACATCGACTACGGCTTCTACGAGGCCCGCACCGCCTTCGGCCGCATCGGCGTGAAGGTGTGGATCTACAAGGGCGACGTCACCGCCAAGGAGCTCGCGGCTCAGCAGGCCGCCTCGCAGGGTCCCCGCTCCGGCGGACGCGGCCCGCGTGCCGAGCGTCCCCGCGGCCGTCGCAACGAGCGCAACTCCGCCCGTCGTGACGGTGGGGAGCAGCAGGCCACCGCCTCTGCCCCGGCCGCCGGTGAGCAGGCGCCCGCACAGCAGTCCGGAACGGAGGCCTGA
- the rplV gene encoding 50S ribosomal protein L22 translates to MEAKAQVRHLRMSPMKARRVVDLIRGKSTAEALDTLRFAPQAASEPVLKLVESAIANARVKADQSGERFDERDLVVSAAYVDEGPTMKRFQPRAQGRAFQIKKRTSHVTVVVAPVKK, encoded by the coding sequence ATGGAAGCCAAGGCGCAGGTGCGGCATCTCCGCATGTCGCCCATGAAGGCTCGCCGCGTTGTGGACCTGATTCGTGGCAAGAGCACGGCCGAGGCCCTGGACACCCTGCGGTTCGCACCGCAGGCGGCCAGTGAGCCCGTCCTCAAGCTCGTCGAGTCCGCGATCGCCAACGCCCGGGTCAAGGCGGACCAGTCGGGGGAGCGCTTCGATGAGCGCGACCTCGTGGTCTCCGCCGCCTATGTCGACGAGGGTCCGACCATGAAGCGGTTCCAGCCGCGTGCTCAGGGTCGCGCCTTCCAGATCAAGAAGCGCACCAGCCACGTCACCGTGGTTGTCGCTCCCGTGAAGAAGTAA
- the rpsS gene encoding 30S ribosomal protein S19, giving the protein MPRSIAKGPFVDDHLQKKVDVQNEKGTKNVIKTWSRRSVITPDFLGHTFAVHDGRKHVTVFVTESMVGHKLGEFAPTRTFKGHEKDDRKGRRR; this is encoded by the coding sequence ATGCCTCGCAGTATCGCCAAGGGCCCGTTCGTCGACGACCACCTGCAGAAGAAGGTGGACGTCCAGAACGAGAAGGGCACCAAGAACGTCATCAAGACCTGGTCGCGCCGTTCGGTCATCACGCCGGACTTCCTCGGCCACACCTTCGCAGTGCACGACGGCCGCAAGCACGTCACGGTGTTCGTCACCGAGTCGATGGTCGGCCACAAGCTCGGCGAGTTCGCTCCCACGCGGACTTTCAAGGGCCACGAGAAGGACGACCGTAAGGGCCGCCGCCGCTGA
- the rplB gene encoding 50S ribosomal protein L2 codes for MGIRKHKPTTPGRRGSSVADFVEITRDTPEKSLVRPLSKSGGRNSNGRITSRHRGGGHKRAYRVIDFRRADKDGVNAKVAHIEYDPNRTARIALLHYTDGEKRYILAPAKLRQGDWIENGPGADIKPGNNLPLRNIPLGTVVHAIELRPGGGAKIARSAGSSVQVVAKEGPYAQLRMPSGEIRNVDARCRATIGEVGNAEQSNINWGKAGRMRWKGKRPHVRGVVMNPVDHPHGGGEGRTSGGRHPVSPWGQPEGRTRRPGKESDKLIVRRRRTGKKR; via the coding sequence ATGGGAATTCGTAAGCACAAGCCGACCACGCCGGGCCGTCGCGGTTCGAGCGTCGCCGACTTCGTCGAGATCACCCGCGACACACCGGAGAAGTCTCTGGTGCGTCCGCTGTCCAAGTCGGGCGGCCGCAACAGCAACGGCAGGATCACCTCCCGCCACCGCGGCGGCGGCCACAAGCGGGCCTACCGCGTGATCGACTTCCGTCGCGCCGACAAGGACGGCGTGAACGCGAAGGTCGCTCACATCGAGTACGACCCCAACCGCACCGCGCGCATCGCGCTGCTCCACTACACGGACGGCGAGAAGCGCTACATCCTGGCCCCGGCCAAGCTGCGTCAGGGCGACTGGATCGAGAACGGTCCCGGCGCCGACATCAAGCCCGGCAATAACCTGCCGCTGCGCAACATCCCGCTGGGCACCGTGGTGCACGCCATCGAGCTTCGCCCCGGCGGCGGTGCCAAGATCGCCCGTTCCGCGGGTTCGTCGGTGCAGGTCGTCGCCAAGGAGGGTCCGTACGCGCAGCTGCGCATGCCCTCCGGCGAGATCCGCAACGTGGATGCCCGCTGCCGCGCCACCATCGGTGAGGTCGGCAACGCGGAGCAGTCCAACATCAACTGGGGCAAGGCCGGCCGCATGCGCTGGAAGGGCAAGCGCCCTCACGTGCGTGGCGTCGTCATGAACCCGGTCGACCACCCGCACGGTGGTGGCGAGGGCCGTACCTCCGGCGGTCGCCACCCGGTGTCGCCCTGGGGTCAGCCCGAGGGCCGCACCCGTCGACCGGGCAAGGAGAGCGACAAGCTCATCGTGCGCCGTCGCCGGACCGGCAAGAAGCGCTGA
- the rplW gene encoding 50S ribosomal protein L23, whose amino-acid sequence MTSLNKDPRDVLLAPVVSEKSYGLMDEGKYTFLVDARANKTEIKIAVETVFDVKVASVNTINRQGKSRRTRFGTGKRKDTKRAIITLTDGAIDIFGGSVA is encoded by the coding sequence GTGACCTCGCTGAACAAGGACCCCCGTGACGTCCTGCTGGCCCCGGTGGTCTCCGAGAAGAGCTACGGGCTGATGGACGAGGGCAAGTACACCTTCCTGGTGGATGCCCGCGCCAACAAGACCGAGATCAAGATCGCCGTCGAGACCGTCTTCGACGTCAAGGTCGCCTCGGTGAACACGATCAACCGGCAGGGCAAGTCGCGGCGCACGCGCTTCGGCACCGGCAAGCGCAAGGACACCAAGCGCGCCATCATCACCCTGACCGACGGAGCCATCGACATCTTCGGAGGATCGGTCGCCTGA
- the rplD gene encoding 50S ribosomal protein L4 produces the protein MAENLTVDVLDPAGKKAGTVELPASIFDVQTNVPLIHQVVVAQQAAARQGTHKTKTRGEVAGGGKKPWKQKGTGRARQGSIRAPQFAGGGVVHGPVPRDYSQRTPKKMKAAALRGALSDRARNGRVHVVSSLLEGDVPSTKAVRSTLGLVSDRRHLLVVVRRDDDLGALSSRNLPIAHVLYADQLNTYDVMRSDDVVFTSGALEDFVAMATLSLPTSSFAEKRAAAATVAEASVDAEAPAPEPAADAPAEAPYGEGSAAPQADGSAPEGFAIKGNAGSKKFHTVDSPWYDRTKAEVWFATEEAAEAAGFVNAKPSTESAPADEEEAK, from the coding sequence ATGGCAGAGAACCTGACCGTCGACGTCCTCGACCCGGCCGGAAAGAAGGCCGGCACCGTCGAGCTGCCCGCGTCGATCTTCGACGTGCAGACCAACGTCCCCCTGATCCACCAGGTGGTCGTCGCCCAGCAGGCGGCCGCTCGTCAGGGCACCCACAAGACCAAGACCCGCGGTGAGGTCGCCGGTGGCGGCAAGAAGCCGTGGAAGCAGAAGGGCACCGGCCGCGCCCGTCAGGGCTCGATCCGCGCGCCGCAGTTCGCCGGCGGTGGAGTGGTCCACGGACCCGTCCCGCGCGACTACTCGCAGCGCACGCCCAAGAAGATGAAGGCCGCCGCCCTGCGCGGTGCCCTCTCCGACCGCGCCCGCAACGGCCGCGTCCACGTGGTGTCCTCCCTCCTCGAGGGTGACGTCCCGTCGACCAAGGCCGTGCGCAGCACCCTGGGTCTCGTCTCCGACCGTCGCCACCTGCTGGTGGTCGTGCGTCGCGACGACGACCTCGGCGCGCTGAGCTCGCGCAACCTGCCCATCGCCCACGTCCTGTACGCGGACCAGCTGAACACCTACGACGTCATGCGCAGCGACGACGTCGTGTTCACCTCCGGTGCGCTCGAGGACTTCGTCGCGATGGCCACCCTGTCGCTGCCCACCTCCTCGTTCGCCGAGAAGCGGGCCGCGGCCGCCACTGTCGCCGAGGCGTCCGTCGACGCCGAGGCACCCGCGCCCGAGCCGGCTGCCGATGCTCCGGCCGAGGCCCCCTACGGTGAGGGATCGGCGGCCCCCCAGGCCGACGGCTCCGCCCCCGAGGGCTTCGCCATCAAGGGCAACGCGGGCTCGAAGAAGTTCCACACCGTGGATTCCCCGTGGTACGACCGCACCAAGGCCGAGGTCTGGTTCGCGACCGAGGAGGCCGCTGAGGCCGCCGGGTTCGTCAACGCCAAGCCCTCCACGGAGTCCGCTCCGGCCGATGAGGAGGAGGCGAAGTGA
- the rplC gene encoding 50S ribosomal protein L3, translated as MSNELTGQRARAVSGVLGTKLGMTQVWDENGKLVPVTVVQTGSNVVTQVRSVEIDGYDAVQIAYGQIDPRKVSKPLKGHFEKAGVTPRRHLVELRTNNAADFTVGQEIDASVFEAGQKVDVVGTSKGKGTAGVMKRHGFAGVSASHGAHRNHRKPGSIGGASTPGRVFKGQRMAGRMGNDRTSVQNLTVHAVDVEKGLVLVKGAVPGPKGGIVLVRSAAKSPVKEA; from the coding sequence ATGAGCAACGAACTGACGGGACAGCGTGCCCGCGCCGTGTCCGGCGTGCTCGGCACCAAGCTCGGCATGACCCAGGTCTGGGACGAGAACGGGAAGCTTGTCCCCGTGACCGTCGTGCAGACCGGTTCCAATGTCGTCACGCAGGTCCGCTCCGTCGAGATCGACGGATATGACGCCGTGCAGATCGCCTACGGGCAGATCGATCCGCGCAAGGTCTCCAAGCCCCTGAAGGGCCACTTCGAGAAGGCCGGCGTGACCCCGCGCCGCCACCTCGTGGAGCTGCGCACCAACAATGCCGCCGACTTCACCGTCGGCCAGGAGATCGACGCGTCGGTCTTCGAGGCCGGCCAGAAGGTCGATGTCGTCGGCACCTCCAAGGGCAAGGGCACCGCGGGCGTCATGAAGCGCCACGGCTTCGCCGGCGTGAGCGCCTCCCACGGTGCGCATCGCAACCACCGCAAGCCGGGTTCGATCGGCGGCGCCTCCACCCCTGGTCGCGTGTTCAAGGGCCAGCGCATGGCAGGCCGCATGGGCAACGACCGCACCAGTGTCCAGAACCTGACCGTCCACGCGGTCGACGTCGAGAAGGGCCTCGTGCTCGTCAAGGGTGCCGTCCCCGGCCCCAAGGGCGGCATCGTGCTGGTCCGCTCGGCCGCCAAGAGCCCCGTGAAGGAGGCCTGA
- the rpsJ gene encoding 30S ribosomal protein S10 produces MAGQKIRIRLKSYDHEVIDSSARKIVDTVTSAGATVVGPVPLPTEKNVFVVIRSPHKYKDSREHFEMRTHKRLIDIVDPTPKAVDSLMRLDLPADVNIEIKL; encoded by the coding sequence ATGGCGGGACAGAAGATCCGCATCCGGCTCAAGTCGTACGACCACGAGGTGATCGACAGCTCGGCGCGCAAGATCGTCGACACGGTGACCTCCGCGGGTGCGACGGTCGTGGGCCCGGTGCCGCTGCCGACCGAGAAGAACGTGTTCGTCGTGATCCGGTCGCCCCACAAGTACAAGGACTCCCGTGAGCACTTCGAGATGCGCACGCACAAGCGACTGATCGACATCGTCGATCCCACGCCCAAGGCCGTGGACTCGCTGATGCGCCTCGATCTGCCGGCGGACGTCAACATCGAGATCAAGCTCTGA